A stretch of DNA from Deinococcota bacterium:
CTCCAGCATAGTCCCTCTTTGGTGGTGGACGTGGGGTATACTGCGCTATTGCTATGGCCCCCACTAAGGCCCCGGCCCGCTACCGCCCCGCCGCCGTGACGGGCAAGCTCGTGGACCTCTTCGCGGGGCGCGTCTATCCCGCCCGGCTCGAGCTCGCCAGCGGCCGCATCGCCCGCATCGAACCCGCCAGCGAGGCCGAGCATTACCTCATCCCCGGCTTCGTCGACGCCCATGTCCACATCGAGAGCTCGATGCTGGTGCCGTCCGAGTTCGCGCGCTTGGCGGTCCGGCACGGCACCGTGGCGACGGTGAGCGACCCGCACGAGATAGCCAACGTGCTCGGCGTCGCGGGCGTGCGCTACATGCTCGAGCAGGCCGAGGGTCTGCCCTTCAAGGTCGCCTTTGGCGCGCCGCCCTGCGTGCCCGCCACGTCCTTCGAGACGGCCGGGGCGACGCTGGACGCGCTAGCCGTCGGGGAGCTCCTGGGCGACCCGCGGGTGAAGTACCTGAGCGAGGTCATGAACTACCCTGGCGTGGTCGCGGGCGAGGTGGCGCTGCTCGCCAAGCTCTCGGCGGCTCGAGCCCTCGGCAAACCCGTGGACGGCCACGCCCCCGGCGTGCGCGGCGAGACCTTGAGGCGCTACGCGGCGGCGGGCATCGGCAGCGACCACGAGTGCTCTACCCGTCTGGAGGCCGAGGAGAAGCTGGCCCTCGGCCTCAAGGTGCTCATCCGCGAGGGCTCGGCGGCCAAGAACTTCGCGGCGCTCCACCCGCTCCTGCGCGAACACGCCGACAGGATGATGTTCTGCAGCGACGACCTGCATCCCGACGACCTCTTGGAGGGCCATATCGACAAGCTGGTGCGGCGCGGCCTGGCGGCGGGCCACGACCTCATGACGCTGTTGCGGGTGGCCTCCCGCAACCCCGTCGAGCACTACGGGCTGGACGTGGGCCTCTTGCGCGAGGGCGACCCCGCCGACTTTCTGGTGGTTAAGGACCTCGCAGGGCTCGAGGTGCTCGAGACCTACGTGGGCGGGCAGCGCGTGGCCCAGCGCGGGGAGAGCCTGATGCCCCGCCGCCCCGCCAGAATCGTCAACCGCTTCGAGGCTCGCCCCCAGGCCGCGGCCGCCTTCGCGGTCGAGGCGCGACCCGGCCGGCTCCGCGTCATCGAGGCGCGAGACGGCCAGCTCGTCACGGGAGAGCGCCTGATGAACCCTTCGCTCTCAGGCGGTCTGGCGGTCGCCGACCCGGCCCGTGACCTGCTCAAGCTCGCGGTGGTCAACCGCTACGAGCAGGCGCCGCCCGCCGTGGCCTTTGTCCACGGTTTTGGCCTGCGGCGCGGCGCCCTGGCCTCATCGGTCGCCCACGACTCGCACAACGTCGTCGCCGTCGGCGTTACCGACGAGGCGATAAGCCGGGCGGTCAACCTGGTGATAGCGGCCCGCGGCGGCCTCTCCTTCGTAGCTGAGGAAGAGGAGGGGCTGCTGCCCCTGCCGGTCGCCGGACTGATGTCGGACGGCGAGGCCGAGAGCGTGGCGCGTCATTACGCCCGCCTGGACGAGGCGGCAAGGGGGCTCGGCTCGAGCCTGCGCGC
This window harbors:
- the ade gene encoding adenine deaminase → MAPTKAPARYRPAAVTGKLVDLFAGRVYPARLELASGRIARIEPASEAEHYLIPGFVDAHVHIESSMLVPSEFARLAVRHGTVATVSDPHEIANVLGVAGVRYMLEQAEGLPFKVAFGAPPCVPATSFETAGATLDALAVGELLGDPRVKYLSEVMNYPGVVAGEVALLAKLSAARALGKPVDGHAPGVRGETLRRYAAAGIGSDHECSTRLEAEEKLALGLKVLIREGSAAKNFAALHPLLREHADRMMFCSDDLHPDDLLEGHIDKLVRRGLAAGHDLMTLLRVASRNPVEHYGLDVGLLREGDPADFLVVKDLAGLEVLETYVGGQRVAQRGESLMPRRPARIVNRFEARPQAAAAFAVEARPGRLRVIEARDGQLVTGERLMNPSLSGGLAVADPARDLLKLAVVNRYEQAPPAVAFVHGFGLRRGALASSVAHDSHNVVAVGVTDEAISRAVNLVIAARGGLSFVAEEEEGLLPLPVAGLMSDGEAESVARHYARLDEAARGLGSSLRAPYMTLSFMALLVIPALKLSDEGLFDGEKFAFTDLFVL